The genomic window GCAGTACACACACATCCTCTATATAAGTGTCTTGATGTTGAAAGGAAAAAGACAAAGTGGAATCctccattttttttctccctctgtgGTAGGTGAGGCCCTCAGACCAGCACTGACCCGGATCTGTGAGAACATCATGGGGCATCTCAATCAAAAGGGATTTTATTCAATACTGCAGGTACAGTGACTCATACGACATCTTCCATCTTTTCCCCGGGGCTTTTAGAATGATTATTATGATTTTGCTGACATTTATTGGTGGTTTCTGCAATTTTGTATTCCCTGGTAGATTCTACTCACCAACGGATTGGCACGCTCCAGACCCTCTCTTACCAAGGGCACACTCACAGCAGTATTCACGCTGGCATTAAGGTGAGTGGCCACTGGAAGCTCTCATTCCCATTCGACCTCCACCAATTGTCTCTGCATCACTAGAGCCTGGGCCAGATCTGTTGTAGTTTATACCCACTGTTCTGCTTGCTCATGCTTCCCTCTGTAACTGGGtttattgaagaaaaaaataataaagtgGCTTAGGACTTCATATTCCATGAAGCTATCTTATCATAGTGTATGATCTGCTTGGTTACCTTTTTAGAATGCTTGGAGCCATTAGTgtctattgtttttattttacagaCCTGTCATTGCTGCTCACTTCTCTGACAACTTGCTGAGGTCTCTCCTCATCCACATCATGTCTGTCCCAGCAGTTGTCTCCCACATCTACACCATCACCCCAGAGGTAAACGCTAAACACTCAAAATGAAGAAACAACAGCCAATTCTCTacctagtgcactatgtagggtgtagggtgccaCTTCAGACATACAGATAGACATATAATAGCTTGTGCAATGACAAAGCCTCTGAGTGTGTGCTTGTCTCTGTGCAGTGCATGACCACCATCCAGACCCACGACCTGTTGAGGAAGTTCATCCTGTTCCTTAGCCGCGAGGAGCAGTGTGTCGACATCTGTGTCTGCCTGGAGGGGAGCCACACACTGTGCTTACTGGGTAGGGCCGTTTACACTGACTCTCATATCTATTCTATGGCAATATTGGCTACTACTGTGAGTGTGCATGTTTGAGTTGCCTTTTCTTTTTGTCTCACTCTTTCTTGTCTTTCTTTGTGCGGTTGCTGTGGGAAACATACTGAATCAGTTATTTGGGGTTGCTGCTCTGCGGGGCTTCCGTTTCATCCTGTTGTACTGTAGGTAACCTGATTCACCTGGGCTACCTCAACGAGAAAGTACTGGAGGAGGAGGCCAACCACTTTGTGACGGAACTGACGGACATGCTGTCCTACTGCCAGAGATACGTGTCCCAGAAGAAATCTAACCTCACCCACTGGCACCCTGTCCTGGGCTGGTTCTCCCAAACCGTAGACTACGGGTCAGTGAGACATCCTCATAGCCTGATCACAGATCGGTTTGTGTTCTCTTGCCGACTCTTATGGTTGTTGTCATGCCAAAATCAAGTGTTAATGACCATAGGCGCAAAACAGCACAAACCGATCTGGGACTGAGGACACGAGTCATGACTGAAGTCAAATTCCATGTCactgtaattaggcttctccaagctctgatgctgctgatggtcattagtagcttaCCAAACTTGCTATCTGCcttgtactcagcactctattgtccctctaatcactctgacaaaTGCAAAcgtaatcaaaaatctaatcaaatactTAATGAGAGCCcgtgagctcatgttgtgcaacatttctataggctatgcaattgagaAAACaagagttttgatggcctctattaaaaagaggaggatcccattagctttctataggctaggtctaatagatttatttctcaactttcctaatattaagcacattgtatctctttaaaacaggagtatagtctacctggctggcatgaaaatgaaccacgagAAAAGTGTCCTCCATTTCCTATTTAAGTGCGTAGATCACATGTATTTCTTTCCCATGCCCCTGttttgagacaggtgcatgataatggtccattctcaatcaaaacaaatttcacacatataggTCAACTTTTGGACTATGGGAgttagtagattgacataggctagtgcttttgctgttcatttggCCTTCCAACATCTTCAATATGTGCCTCAGAATTTGATAAGTACGAGCGCAGTTGCATCCCAGATGtgtgtcttcacttgtagcctgtgagaaggaCCTGATCACGTGACGGtaattggctaataagaattgcgGTATCTGAGAAAGCCacgtgagtgagaggtgctttggaGAACTCAGCTGGGAGAAGGAATTATTATATTTAGCCAAGGGCACCATGGCCgctaggcattatcaagtgcttgtcaaattgtgaatgagagactgatagtgtgtgcagcctgctcaaaaaactaaacaaaacaaagcagagctcatgcctttcatgcaggaaaaaaaaatcattagtcacatcatgcagaatgtattaaaaatcagcATGTAGCCCAACGTTtgtttcacaactaaagttgcatagaTAACTCTGAATTAAGCATATATGAGGACTTGTTAATTTGTTAAcctctcaacacagaatagctgcatgtgcgcaCTTCGTAAAATAATTTGGagaaaatatacagtgccttgcaaaagtattcattccacttggcgtttttcctattttgttgcattacaacctgtaatttacatttatttttatttggatttaatgtaatggacatacacaaaatagtccagattggtgaagtgaaattaaaataattacttgtttcaaaaaaattatttaaaaaattaaaatggaagtggtgcgtgcatatgtgttcaccccctttgctatgaagcccctaaataagatctcgtgcaaccaattaccctcagaagtcacataattagttaaataaaattccacctgtgtgcaatctaagtgttccatgatctgtcacatgatctcagtgtatatatacacctgttctgaaagcccccagagtctgcaacaccactaagcaaggggcaccaccaagcaagcggcaccatgaagaccaaggagctctccaaacaggtcagggacaaagttgtggagaagtacagatcagggttgggttataaaaaatatcctaaactttgaacatcccacagagcaccattaaatccattataattttttttgaaagaatatggcaacacaacaaacctgccaagagagggctgcccaccaaaactcacggaccaggcaaggagggcattaatcagagaggcaacaaagagaccaaagataaccctgaaggagctgcaaagctccagagcagagattggagtatctgtccataggaccactttaagccgtacactccacagggCTGGGCTATACGGAAGAATGGCCAgagaaaagccattgcttaaagaaaaaataagcaaacacgtttggtgtttgccaaaaggcatgtgggagactactcaaccatatggaagaaggtactcttgtcagatgagacaaatgtagctttttggccatcaaggaaaacgctatgtctggcgcaaacccaacacctctcatcacccccagAAAACCATCCCTACAatgaagcacagtggtggcagtATGATGCTCTGGGGATGTATTttatcggcaaggactgggaaactggtcagaattgaaggaatggtgGATGGCGCTAAGTAcatggaaattcttgagggaaaccggtttgtcttccagagatttgagtctgggacggaggttcaccttccagcaggacaatgatcctaagcatactgctaaagcaacactcgagtggtttaaggggaaacatttaaatgttttggaatggcctagtcaaagcccagacctcaatccaattgggaatctgtggtatgacttaaatattgctgtacaccagcggaacccatccattttgaaggagctggagcagttttgccttgaagaaggggcaaaaatcccagtggctagatgtgccaagcttatagagacatagcCAAAGAGACTtgcggctgtaattgctgcaaaaggtggctctacaaagaattgactttggggggctgaatagttatgcacgctcaagttttcaattttttgtcttatttcttgtttcacaagaaaaaatatttagcatcttcaaattggtaggcatgttgtgtaaatcaaatgatacaaccccccccccccaataaatacatttttattccaggttgtaaggcaacaaaattttaaaaaatgccaagggggtgaatactttcgcaagccactgtattttcTAGTTTATTCAGCTATAAAATATACAAAACTGTTGACaactcttcaaattagtggatttggctatttcagcaacacccgttgctgacaggtgtataaaatcgagcacatagacaaacattggcagtagaatggcccgtgctgaagagctcagtgactttccacctttccaacaagtcagttcgtaaaatttctgccctgctagagctgccccggccaactgtaagtgctgttattgtaaagtggaaacgtctaggagcaacaatggctcagccgtgaagtggtaggccacacaagcacactgaatgggaccaccgagtgcgGTAGCGCATAACaatggtctgtcctcggttgcaacactcactaccgagttccaaactgcctctggaagtaacgtcagcacaataactgttagttgggagcatcatgaaatgggtttccatggccgattagccacacacaagcctaagatcgccatgggcaatgccaagtgttatctggagtggtgtaaagcttgcccgCCATTGGATtttagagcagtggaaacacaatCTTTGGAGTGGttaatcatgcttcaccatctggaaatctgacggatgaatctgggtttggcgaatgccaggagcacgctacctgcccgactgcatattgccaactgtaaagtttggtggatgaggaataatggtctaggggtggttttcatggttcgggctaggccccttagttccagtgaagggaaatcttaacactacagcataaagtgcattcggaaagtattcagaccccttcactttttccacattttgttgtgttacagccttattttaaaatgcatgttttttttctcatcaagctacacacaataccccataatgacgaagtgaaaacaggttcttagattttttgttgttgcacatttataaaaaaagaaataccttattttcgTAAGTAtatagaccctttgctatgagactcgaagtttagctcaggtgcatcgaggcacagatctggggaagggtaccaaaacttttcagcagcattgaaggtccccaagaacacagtagcctccatcattcttcaatagaagaagtttggaaccatcaagacttcctagagctggccgcccagccaaactgagcagttgggggagaaggggcttggtcaaggaggtgacaaagaacccgatagtcattctgacagagctccaaagttcctctgtggagatgggagaaccttccagaaggacagccatctctgcagcactccaccaatcaggcctttatggtagagtggccagacggaagccactcctccgcAAAAGgtaaatgacagcccgcttggagtttgccaaaaggcacctaaaggtctctgaccatgagaaacaagattctctggtctgatgaaacctagattgaactctttggcctgaatgccgggcttcacatctggagaaaacctggcaccgcTTATCACCTGGCCAATGCCATCCCTATAGTGAAggatggtggtagcagcatcatgctgtggggatgtttttcagcagcagggacatggagactagtcaggatcgagggaaagatgaacggagcaaagtacagagatatccttgatgaaaacctgctccagagtgctcaggacctcagactggggcgaaggttcaccttccaacaggacaacgaccctaagcacacagccaagacaacgcaggagtggctttggcacaagtctctgaatttccttgagtggcccagccagagcccggacttgaacccgatcgaacatctctggagagacctgaaaatagctgtgcagcgacgctccccatccaacctgacagagcttgagaggatctgcagagaagaatgggagaaactccccaaatacaggtgtgccaagcttgtagcgtcatacccaagaagactcggctGCCataggtgctttaacaaagtactgagtaaagggtcagattacttatgtaaatgtgatatttagtttgttcatttttaaaacaattttataaattttataccaaggctgtaatgtaacaacgtggaaaaggtcaaggggtctgaatactttccgaatgcacaatACTTTCCCCTGCACAAAGCatggtccatacagaaagggtttgtttagattggtgtggaagaacttgactggcctgcacagagacctgacctcaacccaatcaaacacctttgggatgaattggaacgccgactgcgagtcaggcctaatcgcccaacatcaagtgccctacctcactaatgctcttgtggctgaatggaaggaagtccccgcagcaatgttccaacatgtagtggaaagccttcccagaagagtggaggctgttatagcatcaaaggggggaccaactcaatctcacacacacacacacacacacacacccttcctgcCCCACTCAACCTTTACTTCATCCCTCCAGTCTGAATGAGTCCATGCCACTGGTCACGAAGCAGCTGCAGTACCTGTGGGGCATGCCTGTGATCCGGACGCTCTTCAGTGACGTCCTTAGCAAAAAGCTGGAGACCCAAGAGCCCACGCCTCCGCCACAACCTACCACGTCCCAAAACAACCTGCCAGTCAAGAGTAAGTCAAATTTGTATTTCagtttctctttttttttctcatcagGCACTTAATCATTTAATGTCATGGGTTATTTATTTTGACACCATTATCAGATTTATTATCACTTAAATGTGTTGTTGTCGATTGATCCAGATTATATTATAGAAGTGCATAGTATAAGTTGTGTTTTAAAACAATGAACTAACCTTATCGGATCGGTTTTCTCTTAGGTCTATTCAAGCGGGCGTTTCAGAAGTCTGCCTCAGTGCGAAACATCCTGAAGCCAGTTGGCGGGAGACGGGTGGACTCCGCAGAGGTTCAGAAAGTGTGCAGTATCTGTGTACTGTACCAGACAGCCCTCACCACGCTCACCCAGATACGACTGCAAATCCTCACTGGTGAGTCCCTGCCTAGTTCCATTTGAATCAggcacgcatacacacgcacatgAATGTTCTCTCATGTTGTGTCCGGTGCTGTCCCCCTCAGGCCTAACCTACCTGGACGACCTGCTGCCTAAGCTGTGGGCCTTCATCTGCGAACTAGGACCCCAAGGAGGGCTCAAGCTGTTCATAGAGTGCCTGAACAACGACACAGAGGAGTCTCAGCAGCTGCTAGCCATGCTCATGCTGTTCTGCGACTGCTCCAGACACCTCATCACGTGAGCTCCATGAAATGCTACCACATAACTTACACGTTATATAGTATGGGGTAGTTTCCTAAGTATAGATTAAGTCTAGTCCTAGACTAAGAAGCACCTCTTGCAGTCCTAATCTGTATCCACGAAACTGGCCCTAAATACAATATGCTTAATTATATATGTTATATGTTGACCATCCTTTGTGTGTTATACAGGATCCTGGATGACATTGAAGTTTACGAAGAGCAGATCTCGTTTAAGACGGAAGAGCTCGTAACCATCTCCTCGTTTCTCAACACGTTTGTTTACAAGATGGTCTGGGATGGCATCTTAGGTGagtctcctcctccctctgttgaATTCTTGTCATACTCAAAGGAGATTTGATAGACAGTGACAGAATTGCCAATCCCAGGTTCCGGCACTATGAGAAATGTCTTGGGTATAGGGTCGTTGAGTGTGTGCATTAACTTAATGTCTTGTCTGTGACAGAGAATGCCAAGGGAGAGAAGCTAGACCTGTTCCACAGCGTTCACGGCTGGCTGATGGTGCTTTACGAGCGGGACTGCAGGAGGAGGTTCTCCCCTGATGACAACTGGCTGCGCAAGTAAGTGCCCCTCTGGGAAACATACTTCTCCTAATGCCTGATCCTTCCCATAGTTAGTCTGCACTTCCCAAAACCTGCTAAGGTGATCCTAGTGATCAGTAGCGGTCAAATGCTTGAGGAACGCTTGATAAAGCTTGCCCaccacaatggaaccaatggaatattAGTGCTAACTTTGGCCACCCTGTACTCCCCGCAAGCCATGTTGGGCCCACCTCCAGTACTTGGAAGTGTTTGACTGAATTGAAAATTGATTGAATTTAGATTTTgtcacacacaataacccataatgtcagtggaattatgtttttagaaatctttacaAATTCATTAcattgaaaagctgaaatgttgtgagtcaataagtattcttatggcaagcctaaataaatgaaagagtaaaaatgtgcttaacaagtcacataataagttgcgtggactcactctgtgtgcaatacgtttttgacatgatttttaaatattaccccatctctgtaccccacacatacaattatctgtaaggtccctcagtcgagcagtgaatttcaagcacagaatCAACCAtaaagactagggaggttttccaatggtttgcaaagaagggcacctattggtagctgACATTAAATGTCCCTTggagcatggtgcagttattaattacactttggatggtgtatcaatacagctagtcactacaaagatacaggcgtccttcctaactcagttgccggagaggaaggaaactgctcagggatttcaccgtgaGGCCAAAGgggattttaaaacatttatagagtttttaatggctgtgattagaaaaaaactgaggatggatcaacaacattgtagttactcctaATACtagcctaattgacagagtgaaaagaaggaagcctgtacagaatacaatttttccaaaacatgcatcttgtttgcaataagccactaaagtaatactgcagaaaatgtggcaaataaatgaactttttgtcctgaatacaaagcgttgtgtttggggtaaatccaacacatcactgagttaccactctttatattttcaagtatggtgatggctacatcatgttatgggtatgcttgtcattggcaaggactaaggagttttctttatgataaaaagaaaaggaatagatCCAAGCAAAGGCAAAATCCTGGAGGAGAACTtagtttagtctgctttccaacagacactgggatacaaattcacctttcagcaggacaattactcaaaacacaaggccaattatacacgagttgcttaccaagacgacattgaatgttccttagtggcctagttacggttttgacttaagtctgcttgaaaatatatgtcaagacttgaaaatggctgtctagtaatgatcaacaaccaacttgacagagcttgaagaattgtacaatccaggtgtgcaaagctctgagtttacccagaaagactaactgctgaaatgtattgactcggggttgaatacttacctaATCAATATATATCAGTGTTTTATTATCCATAAATATTTTTAAATTTCAGAATTTTTCtgccactttgacattagagtattttgtgtagatcgttgacaaaaaaatgacaattaaatccattttaatcccactttgtgacacaataaaatgtggaaaaagtcaaggggtgaatactttctcaaggcactgtatttgtcCCAGGTTTGATCTGTAGGAAACAATTGTGATATTTGAAAAGGtacactcactgactcactcttTCACCCTTTGTGTCCAGGGATCTAAAGCCGAGCCTTTTGTTCCAAGAGCTGGAGAAGGGCAAGAGGAGAGCTCAGCTGTTACTTCAGTACATCCCACACGTCATTCCACACAAAAACGTGAGTCTGAACATAAATAATATTTGTCCTTCCCGGGCATTCATATTTGTTGTTTCACTATACCAATATGCACATAGTGTCTTACTCGTTGTCCTCCCCACTTTAGAGGGTCCTGCTGTTCCGAAACATTGTCACCAAGGAGAAGGAAACCTTGGGATTGGTGGAGACCAGCTCCGCCTCTCCGCATGTCACCCATATCACCATTCGCCGCTCACGGATGTTAGAGGTATGAAATGGATGTATCCATCTTTTGCATGTTTTCCCCCACACTAGCATATCACTAAGAATGTGTTCTCGAAACAGTGTTATGTAAAGGGTACATATTGGCACAGAGCCTGATGTCAAATACAGTCCGGCGTGGTGGTTGTGACTGATACCCAAACCGATCACCCAAACTCTTTGTGTCTGAACTCTCTCATAAGGATGGTTATGACCAGCTCCGCCGGTTGCCTGTCAACTCCATCAAAGGTGTGATCCGCGTGAAGTTTGTCAATGACCTGGGTGTGGACGAGGCCGGTATCGACCAGGACGGCGTCTTCAAGGAGTTCCTGGAAGAGATCATCAAGAAAGTCTTCAATCCGGCTCTCAACCTCTTTAAGGTTGGCTCTCCAGCTCTCCATAATTTTGAGTGctgtatctgtgcttgattgagcttgtctgtTGCACTGGAACCAATAGACAAGTCTCAAAAGTGCATACACtgcccacctggcactccaggtaGGCTAAAGCTAACGCTCATAGTcttttgaaagatttcaaatagtgtcAAGGTACTTTTATCCATTTTCTGTGAACCATGCTCCTACTGCTGCTGATTTTATGTCTCCCCCCATAGACCACCAGTGGCAACGAGAGGCTGTACCCCTCCCCTTCGTCCTACATCCACGAGAACCACCTGCAGCTCTTTGAGTTTGTGGGGAAGATGCTCGGAAAAGCCATGTATGAGGTGTGTCTGCGCTCACAGAGGATGTTATTCATGTGAAATTACCATATATGTAACAAGAATGACTTATTTTAAAGCCACAAGCCCAACTCACCACTTTTTCCCCCTATAATGCTGAGGGATGGGTCTGGAGGAATGTTGCCACAATTTATAGATGGAGCATTCGACGCAAAGCCTGATAGTCCATGAgatcaacgtgtgtgtgtgtttttcagggTATCGTGGTAGACGTACCCTTCGCCTCCTTCTTCCTCAGCCAGGTCATGGGCCACCATCACAGCACTTTCTACAGCTCCATTGATGAGCTGCCCTCCCTGGACTCTGAGTTCTACAAGAACCTCACCTCCATTAAggtcagaacccccccccccccccccccccacacacagacaccaacacacacacacacacacacacacactgataagtCGTTTAGTTCCTGGGATCATGTTCATTACAGCACGCAATGGAAAACGTTTCAAAACAATTTACAACTGAAAGggagtttttgttgttgtacaaGTCCAGGTGGTCCTttctccctgtttgtctgttttgtttttgcttgGTGCCTGATGAACACGACCCTGGTTTATGGTGACCGCTATTTTGATTTGAGAAGGTTTTTTTGCTTTGCTGTTATCCGTCGCTACTTTCTGTGATCAATATCATTCCGAAGTTGTGGAAGTCGACTCAAAATAGTCCTTTGATCTTCGTCTTGTCCTTTTCCAGCGCTACGACGGGGATGTTGGTGATCTAGGACTGACGCTATCGTATGACGAGGATGTTATGGGACAGGTAGAAGCCATAGTTTTTCTCTGAATGTAGAAAAGCAGAACTCTTCTCTCATCTCTTAATACTGTCTTCGTGTCATCGCAGCTGGTCTGTCATGAGCTGATTCCTGGAGGAAAGACGATGCCAGTCACCAATGAAAACAAGTGAGAAAGATGCAGATTCAGTATCTAGAACAAACGAATAGATTTTACATTTGTTGATGTCATTTGGTGTTAACACCCTCGTCCTCTAAACACAAGATTTGTTTATTGTCCCTGTAGTTATAACAAGTTGGGTTGGATGATAACGTGGGGTTCCGTCCGgaaacaacccccagcccctacaCCCGGCCCTTtgacacttgtggagatctgataggtgtaagcaatatggtgtATGTCCTACCAAGCCTATCACAGGGCAAGGAAGATGTACTAGCATATTACTTATTATACCTATCAAAACCTTTCAGTTCTCCATAAGTACCTAGGCGGAAGGGCTAGAGGGTTGCTTCTAGACAGTCCCAGGGTTCTCCCCAAAGAATGTAAATATTCGCTGTGCCATCTTGTGGACTGTCTGCACCACTATGTTAAAAAGTGAAGGAAATGTTTGGCTCTAGATTACAGGAAATGCCCCCCCTGGGCCTCCCCCCGCAGTACTCGGCAGCACCACCTTGTTAAAAAATGCTGGGGAGAAAACTGAGGCCCATGGTGTTCCGAGTCTGACTTAACCTCACCTTTGACCTTGTCCGTGTTGCAGGATCAGCTATATCCACCTGATGGCGCACTTCCGCATGCACACGCAGATAAAAGAGCAAACGGCAGCTTTCATCCGAGGGTTCCGCAGCATCATCAACCCTGAGTGGCTGCACATGTTCTCCACCCCCGAGGTCCAGCGCCTTGTCTCCGGGGACAATGCCGAGATAGACCTGGACGACCTCAAGTGCGTGACCTTCGACCCCCTTTCCCCTCGATCAGCCCTTCGACCTGCTAATTCCCAAACATTTTAGGGAAATCCTGAAATCCTATAATCCTAGGTTTGAATGTCCCATTTGATTGGGTAACGGACAATGAGTTGACTGTGTAAGGTTGTAAAGCCAAGGTTAAGGTGCTTGCTGAcatggtctctctcgctctctctttcccacccGCTCTCTCTCCTGTTGTCAGGAAACACACAGTGTACTATGGAGGTTTCCACAGCAGCCATCGGGTCATCATCTGGCTGTGGGACATCCTGTCCAGTGACTTCTCCTCTGAGGAAAGGGCCATGTTCCTCAAGGTAATAACAACCCCCAAAtgttactatactgaacaaaaatatgaatgcaacatgtaaagtgttggtcccatgtttcatgagctgaaataaaagatcccagaaatgttccaaatgtacaaaaagcttatttttcaaaaatgtttctttacaaacctgttggtgagcatttcaccttttccaagataatccacccacctggcaggtgtggcatatcaaaaagctgattaaatagcatgatcatgacacaggtgcaccttgtgctggggacaataaaatgccactctctaaaatgtacagttttgtcacacaacacaatgacacagatgtctcaagtttttagggagtgttcaattggcatgctgactacaggaatgtccaccaaagctgttgccagagaattgaatgttaatttctctaccataagccgcctccgatgtcgttttatagaatttggcagtatatccaaccagcctcacaaccgcagaccacgtgtaaccacgccagctcaggatctccacatccggcttcttcacctgtgggatcgtctgagtgGAGGGTGGTTCTGAGgagtctgtaataaagcccttttgtggaggAAAAAGTCAttatgattggctgggcctggcttcccagtgggtgggcctggttaCCAATTGGGTGGGcctattttgttcagtataaaatgcTGTTTTACTATTCATGCGTTAACTGCATTACGTTGGGTTGCGGGGCTGTCAGTTTGAGACCCCTGCTCTAGGGGTCTGCACTTGTATAGACCTGTTATGTGATCCTCCGTTGTTGTTGTTCTGCTTTTACAGTTTGTCACCAGCTGTTCGAGACCACCCCTCCTGGGTTTTGC from Salmo trutta chromosome 9, fSalTru1.1, whole genome shotgun sequence includes these protein-coding regions:
- the LOC115199804 gene encoding ubiquitin-protein ligase E3B, with translation MFSAAQSSKSEFLDKARQAREERKGYKARDRAATLIQALVRRFLCRCRLQKQIRKEVDELFQDAGTTKRNALSIFKIARKLLFIFCQDDKLRFEKLCRSILGSMDVENEPKVWYVSLALSKDLTIPWIKQIKDVLWISCQFLKKLKPDIMQDNKLVTLYLTMLVTFTDTSTWKIVRGKGEALRPALTRICENIMGHLNQKGFYSILQILLTNGLARSRPSLTKGTLTAVFTLALRPVIAAHFSDNLLRSLLIHIMSVPAVVSHIYTITPECMTTIQTHDLLRKFILFLSREEQCVDICVCLEGSHTLCLLGNLIHLGYLNEKVLEEEANHFVTELTDMLSYCQRYVSQKKSNLTHWHPVLGWFSQTVDYGLNESMPLVTKQLQYLWGMPVIRTLFSDVLSKKLETQEPTPPPQPTTSQNNLPVKSLFKRAFQKSASVRNILKPVGGRRVDSAEVQKVCSICVLYQTALTTLTQIRLQILTGLTYLDDLLPKLWAFICELGPQGGLKLFIECLNNDTEESQQLLAMLMLFCDCSRHLITILDDIEVYEEQISFKTEELVTISSFLNTFVYKMVWDGILENAKGEKLDLFHSVHGWLMVLYERDCRRRFSPDDNWLRKDLKPSLLFQELEKGKRRAQLLLQYIPHVIPHKNRVLLFRNIVTKEKETLGLVETSSASPHVTHITIRRSRMLEDGYDQLRRLPVNSIKGVIRVKFVNDLGVDEAGIDQDGVFKEFLEEIIKKVFNPALNLFKTTSGNERLYPSPSSYIHENHLQLFEFVGKMLGKAMYEGIVVDVPFASFFLSQVMGHHHSTFYSSIDELPSLDSEFYKNLTSIKRYDGDVGDLGLTLSYDEDVMGQLVCHELIPGGKTMPVTNENKISYIHLMAHFRMHTQIKEQTAAFIRGFRSIINPEWLHMFSTPEVQRLVSGDNAEIDLDDLKKHTVYYGGFHSSHRVIIWLWDILSSDFSSEERAMFLKFVTSCSRPPLLGFAYLKPPFSIRCVEVSDDQDTGDTLGSVLRGFFTIRKKEPGGRLPTSSTCFNLLKLPNYSKKSILRDKLRYAISMNTGFELS